From one Verrucomicrobiota bacterium JB022 genomic stretch:
- a CDS encoding polysaccharide pyruvyl transferase family protein has product MKVGILTHHWLANFGANLQALATARALRQLGCEPIIIDYRLPVLEALYRKRVSLDQLQTHEAFCQEYLPLSEVCTSTEEVISVAKSHRLDAVISGSDAVLRLDSKSDREDLTFPNAFWLDWCNEAGIAHTGFIAPSAMGSKYYQLSGRTRRGIRLACQKLDYISTRDRWTQWMLRLCGVPNRAIHYCPDPTSVLPSLLSSAELKVPEESPPYIIVSLYEDTRPSTWIDDLVSSAHASGYKVFSLPHPEGETRGNFDRILGLPMSPLEWVQWLANASGYVGVRFHPIMLSMVLGVPFVALDTYDVGLKWAGSKLKRKLRHRLNPHTRVMSKTFDLCARAGRERYAFPTYRFNQATPALIMQMLQEQRENPLPSHFYQQRHDLFYKALKTAVGHLSTAD; this is encoded by the coding sequence GTGAAAGTCGGCATTCTCACTCATCACTGGCTCGCCAATTTCGGAGCCAACCTTCAGGCCTTGGCTACGGCTCGAGCACTGCGCCAGTTGGGCTGCGAGCCTATTATAATAGATTACCGGCTACCCGTGCTCGAAGCCCTCTACCGCAAGAGGGTTTCTCTCGACCAATTACAAACTCACGAAGCGTTTTGCCAAGAATACCTGCCTCTAAGCGAAGTCTGCACCTCCACGGAGGAAGTCATTTCCGTTGCGAAATCACATCGGCTCGATGCGGTCATTTCCGGCAGTGATGCGGTATTGCGGCTGGATTCAAAATCTGACCGAGAGGACCTTACCTTTCCAAACGCTTTCTGGCTGGACTGGTGCAATGAAGCAGGGATTGCCCATACCGGCTTCATTGCACCCAGCGCCATGGGGAGTAAGTACTACCAACTAAGTGGTCGAACCAGACGCGGAATACGCTTGGCCTGCCAGAAGCTGGACTATATTTCCACACGAGACCGGTGGACTCAGTGGATGTTACGCCTATGTGGCGTGCCTAACCGGGCTATCCACTACTGCCCCGACCCAACCAGTGTCTTGCCCAGTCTCCTTAGCTCTGCTGAGCTAAAAGTGCCAGAAGAGTCTCCACCATACATAATCGTTAGCCTTTATGAGGATACGCGCCCTAGTACCTGGATTGATGATCTTGTAAGCAGCGCCCATGCCTCTGGCTACAAGGTTTTTTCCCTTCCCCACCCCGAAGGAGAAACACGAGGTAATTTTGACCGAATCCTCGGGCTTCCAATGAGCCCGCTAGAATGGGTTCAGTGGCTTGCAAACGCATCCGGTTACGTTGGCGTGCGCTTTCATCCCATCATGCTCTCGATGGTATTGGGTGTACCTTTTGTCGCCCTCGATACTTATGATGTAGGCCTAAAATGGGCGGGAAGTAAGCTTAAGCGCAAGCTGAGACACCGGCTCAATCCGCACACCCGAGTTATGAGCAAGACATTTGATCTCTGCGCCCGTGCTGGTCGCGAGCGCTATGCTTTCCCAACTTACCGGTTCAACCAGGCCACGCCTGCCCTTATTATGCAAATGCTGCAGGAACAGCGAGAAAACCCCTTGCCTTCTCACTTTTACCAGCAGCGCCACGACCTCTTTTACAAAGCACTAAAAACAGCGGTAGGACACCTATCCACTGCAGACTGA
- a CDS encoding polysaccharide ABC transporter ATP-binding protein → MANPPSDSDVLIRAENVGKTFCTDLKRSLLYGARDSLGDIFPAAQRRLDSGGRPILRPSEFWANQNISFQVRRGEAYGLIGHNGAGKTTLLKMLNGLIKPDTGYIEMRGRVGALIALGAGFNPVLTGRENVYIAGAVIGISKKEMDRRYDEIVDFAETHDFMETPLRNYSSGMRVRLGFAIASSIDPDVLLLDEVLAVGDMTFVVKCLNRVRDMMSRCAVILVSHRMQQISNFCTHVLMLEHGQISYHSNDVPRGIDLYLSRIASHSSTAGTGQVSFSNASIIGENKHDDTFRPDEKLALHLEFEVVDDIEVSIFATICSQDQNPVMVLDLSDSDKRLRNFRRGKYRVAVDLGALELSPGRYTFILNAKIGGVSGDQIARAEGVAPFLISGDVMRYSPFARSVYCTVTTA, encoded by the coding sequence ATGGCAAACCCGCCTTCTGATAGTGACGTCTTGATCCGCGCGGAAAATGTGGGCAAGACTTTCTGCACAGACCTGAAGCGCTCACTCCTTTACGGCGCACGAGATAGCTTGGGCGACATTTTTCCAGCCGCCCAACGGCGCCTTGACAGCGGCGGACGACCGATCCTACGCCCGTCTGAATTTTGGGCCAATCAGAACATCTCTTTTCAGGTACGCCGCGGTGAAGCCTATGGCCTCATTGGCCATAACGGTGCCGGCAAGACGACCTTGCTCAAAATGCTCAACGGGCTGATCAAGCCAGACACTGGGTATATTGAAATGCGGGGCCGTGTGGGCGCCTTGATCGCTCTCGGCGCCGGTTTTAACCCTGTGCTGACTGGACGTGAGAATGTTTACATCGCAGGGGCGGTCATCGGGATCAGCAAAAAGGAAATGGATCGAAGATACGACGAAATTGTGGATTTTGCTGAAACCCATGATTTTATGGAGACACCGCTGCGCAATTATTCATCTGGCATGCGTGTGCGCCTGGGCTTTGCGATTGCTTCATCAATCGACCCCGATGTCCTCCTGCTCGATGAGGTGCTCGCGGTTGGAGATATGACTTTTGTGGTCAAGTGCCTGAACCGCGTGCGCGACATGATGAGCCGCTGTGCCGTTATCCTCGTCTCGCACCGCATGCAGCAGATATCCAACTTTTGCACCCATGTGCTCATGCTAGAGCATGGCCAGATTAGCTACCACTCCAACGACGTACCGCGTGGGATCGACCTCTACCTCTCGCGAATTGCAAGCCACTCATCGACTGCCGGCACTGGCCAAGTCTCCTTCTCCAATGCCTCGATAATTGGAGAAAACAAGCACGACGATACGTTCCGCCCGGATGAAAAGCTTGCCCTTCATCTTGAATTCGAGGTGGTGGATGACATTGAAGTCAGCATTTTCGCGACAATCTGCAGCCAGGACCAAAACCCTGTCATGGTCCTCGATCTCAGCGATTCAGATAAAAGGCTACGCAACTTCCGGCGCGGCAAATACCGCGTAGCGGTCGACCTTGGAGCGCTGGAGCTTTCCCCCGGTCGCTACACCTTTATCCTCAATGCGAAAATCGGTGGGGTATCTGGAGATCAGATTGCGCGAGCGGAGGGGGTCGCACCTTTCCTGATTTCGGGAGATGTGATGCGGTATTCACCTTTCGCCCGATCGGTTTACTGCACCGTAACCACCGCCTGA
- a CDS encoding ABC transporter permease: MNLHLASRIDNMQISRYSPKSSLSKPADLFREMARDLKAGQELAVRLALRDFTAQYRQSYAGYVWAILPPLLASAAFLILRSGNVLNPQGIYIPYAAYLFIGMILWQIFVESLMAPAKVLTASKDMMIKVNFPRAALILSAIYTALIGLAIRMAVLLPVLLYFRIPPSWEVLFFPLGLAAIVLLGSAIGLLVATASLLYTDFGRGLQMITNIWMFLTPVFFAAERGGILGKVMTINPVTHVLLPTRDWLTGVPVHDLTGFFIVTTGSILFLLLGWLVFHLTLPRLIERMGM, encoded by the coding sequence ATGAACCTGCATCTCGCCTCTCGAATCGATAATATGCAGATCAGTAGATATTCTCCCAAGTCCTCGCTCTCGAAACCTGCAGATCTCTTCCGTGAAATGGCCCGCGACTTGAAAGCGGGTCAGGAATTGGCAGTGCGCTTGGCTTTACGCGACTTTACCGCTCAATACCGTCAAAGCTACGCTGGGTATGTGTGGGCGATATTACCGCCCCTGCTGGCATCGGCCGCTTTCTTGATCCTGCGCTCGGGCAACGTGTTAAATCCTCAGGGCATATACATTCCCTACGCGGCCTATCTGTTCATCGGCATGATTCTGTGGCAGATTTTTGTCGAGTCGCTCATGGCCCCAGCCAAAGTGTTGACCGCGTCGAAGGACATGATGATCAAGGTGAACTTCCCTCGCGCGGCATTAATTCTGTCAGCGATCTACACTGCGCTCATCGGTCTCGCAATCAGAATGGCAGTCCTGCTGCCAGTCCTCCTCTATTTCCGCATCCCTCCCAGCTGGGAAGTCCTCTTTTTCCCTCTTGGCCTTGCCGCAATTGTGCTGCTCGGCAGCGCGATCGGCCTTCTCGTGGCCACCGCGAGTTTGCTTTATACCGACTTTGGCCGAGGTCTCCAGATGATCACGAATATTTGGATGTTTTTGACTCCGGTCTTTTTTGCTGCAGAGCGCGGCGGCATCCTGGGCAAGGTGATGACGATCAACCCTGTGACACACGTGCTGCTTCCAACCCGTGACTGGCTGACTGGCGTGCCCGTGCATGACCTGACTGGTTTCTTTATCGTCACCACTGGCAGCATTCTTTTTCTTCTGCTGGGTTGGCTTGTGTTCCACCTGACTCTGCCGCGGCTGATCGAGCGTATGGGCATGTAG
- a CDS encoding glycosyl hydrolase, whose translation MRLRRAWALVALGTVAAPLANAAATLSPGWPEVTQTAHPWIRWWWPGSAVDEANLTAELESFQTAGLGGVEITPIYGARGAEERYVAYLSPRWVELLQHTGAEANRLGLGVDMATGTGWPFGGPWVPVEDGAQALTVQAGQWAMEPTKQQVKRAAPGGEGTVLDPYSPDALERYLSHFDEALIGFPDELVRSQFHDSFEYYGANVTGAFADAFERQHGYRIEPYAAEVLSENPTTAPDKLARIKRDYRATLDHLHQSYLQQWADWAHGHGWKTRNQSHGAPANLLDLYGIADIPETETFGSTPFPIPGLRREPDRIGKDVPEPLVTRFASSAGHVMGKPLISSETATWLREHWHVTLAGVKPEVDRLFLDGINHVFYHGAVFSPADAQWPGWLFYASTQFNPRNPWWEDFGALNAYVARVQSVLQSGQPDNDLLVYWPLDDLWHSPDGLQQLLSVHRPEFATGTAFGETTRQLREHGHSFDYISDAQLRLSHAEDGRIVTPGTSYAALVVPPVQHMRLETLRALLELAEGGATVIMQGWPEDVPGLGRLKERRAELKDLRQPLKFQHDRQLGVDVAKVGRGRVLLDEDALSALPRLPGVRPEAMHAQGLESIRRRTTDGWDYFIANLGAEPREGWFPLGVEASTSTLLDPLTGRGGVAAMRQTPNATEAYLQLAPGESLILRTVADGKSSGPAWPYTEPAQPVQTLPGPWRVKFVNGGSILPDPFATDQPVSWTTAPGADAERFSGTARYSTTFELDPTIADGWQLDLGDVRESARVWVNGQLVGTAWSLPYRLLLDGDLRAGTNELAIEVTNTAANRIRDLDRRSVDWKIMREINFVNIHYRPFDASGWPVQPAGLLGPVKLVPLERVEVK comes from the coding sequence ATGAGACTTCGACGCGCGTGGGCCTTGGTCGCCTTGGGAACAGTAGCTGCACCGCTGGCCAACGCTGCCGCCACCCTTTCGCCCGGCTGGCCGGAGGTGACGCAGACGGCGCACCCGTGGATTCGCTGGTGGTGGCCGGGCAGTGCAGTCGATGAGGCCAACCTCACGGCGGAACTGGAATCGTTTCAAACGGCGGGCCTGGGCGGAGTCGAGATTACGCCGATCTACGGCGCGCGTGGGGCGGAAGAGCGCTACGTCGCATACCTCTCGCCGCGCTGGGTGGAGCTGCTGCAGCACACGGGCGCCGAAGCCAATCGGCTGGGCCTGGGCGTAGATATGGCAACCGGCACGGGCTGGCCTTTTGGTGGGCCGTGGGTGCCAGTGGAGGATGGCGCACAGGCACTGACCGTGCAGGCAGGCCAGTGGGCGATGGAGCCGACGAAGCAGCAGGTAAAGCGGGCGGCTCCGGGCGGCGAAGGCACCGTGCTCGATCCCTATTCCCCCGACGCGCTGGAGCGCTACCTGAGCCACTTCGACGAGGCGCTGATAGGTTTCCCGGACGAGCTGGTGCGGTCTCAGTTTCACGACTCTTTTGAATACTATGGCGCCAACGTGACCGGCGCGTTTGCGGATGCTTTCGAACGCCAGCACGGCTACCGCATCGAGCCCTACGCGGCTGAAGTCCTGAGCGAGAACCCGACCACCGCACCGGATAAACTGGCGCGGATCAAGCGCGACTACCGGGCCACGCTCGACCACCTCCATCAAAGTTACCTGCAACAATGGGCCGACTGGGCACACGGGCACGGCTGGAAGACGCGCAACCAGTCCCACGGCGCGCCGGCCAACCTGCTCGACCTCTACGGCATCGCCGACATCCCCGAGACGGAGACCTTTGGCTCCACCCCCTTCCCCATCCCCGGCCTGCGGCGCGAGCCCGACCGCATCGGCAAAGATGTGCCCGAGCCGCTCGTGACGCGCTTTGCCTCGTCTGCCGGGCATGTAATGGGCAAGCCTCTCATCTCGTCCGAGACGGCCACCTGGCTGCGTGAGCATTGGCACGTAACGCTTGCGGGCGTGAAGCCGGAGGTGGACCGCCTGTTCCTCGACGGCATCAACCACGTCTTTTATCACGGCGCCGTCTTCTCCCCCGCCGACGCGCAATGGCCGGGCTGGCTCTTTTACGCCTCCACGCAGTTCAACCCGCGCAACCCGTGGTGGGAAGATTTCGGCGCGCTCAACGCCTACGTGGCGCGCGTGCAAAGCGTCTTGCAGAGTGGCCAGCCCGACAACGATTTGCTCGTCTACTGGCCGCTGGACGACCTCTGGCACTCACCTGACGGCCTGCAGCAACTGCTGTCTGTCCATCGTCCCGAATTTGCGACTGGTACCGCCTTTGGGGAAACGACGCGCCAACTGCGCGAACACGGCCACAGCTTTGACTATATTTCCGATGCCCAACTCCGCCTGAGCCACGCGGAAGACGGTCGCATCGTGACGCCCGGCACAAGCTACGCCGCACTAGTCGTGCCCCCCGTGCAGCACATGCGGCTGGAGACCCTGCGTGCACTGCTCGAATTGGCCGAAGGTGGGGCCACCGTCATCATGCAAGGTTGGCCGGAAGACGTGCCGGGGCTCGGTCGGCTGAAAGAGCGACGCGCCGAGCTGAAGGACCTGCGCCAACCGCTCAAGTTTCAGCATGACCGCCAGCTGGGGGTCGATGTAGCAAAGGTCGGACGCGGAAGGGTTCTCTTGGACGAGGATGCATTGTCCGCCCTGCCCCGTTTGCCGGGGGTGCGCCCGGAGGCGATGCACGCGCAAGGGCTGGAGAGTATCCGGCGGCGCACGACGGACGGCTGGGACTACTTTATCGCCAACCTCGGCGCCGAACCGCGCGAAGGCTGGTTCCCCCTCGGCGTTGAGGCCTCGACCAGCACCCTGCTCGATCCCTTGACCGGGCGTGGTGGCGTGGCGGCCATGCGCCAGACCCCCAACGCGACCGAAGCCTATCTGCAACTGGCGCCCGGCGAGTCGCTGATCCTCCGCACCGTGGCCGACGGCAAGTCAAGTGGCCCGGCTTGGCCTTACACCGAGCCTGCCCAGCCCGTGCAAACCCTACCGGGACCGTGGCGCGTGAAGTTTGTGAACGGCGGCTCTATCCTGCCCGATCCATTCGCCACCGACCAACCCGTCAGCTGGACGACGGCCCCGGGCGCCGACGCCGAGCGCTTCAGCGGCACCGCCCGCTATTCCACGACCTTCGAACTTGACCCCACCATCGCCGACGGCTGGCAACTCGACCTCGGAGACGTCCGCGAAAGCGCCCGGGTATGGGTCAATGGCCAACTTGTCGGCACCGCCTGGAGCTTGCCCTACCGCCTCCTGCTCGACGGGGATCTACGCGCAGGCACCAACGAACTCGCCATCGAAGTCACCAACACGGCCGCCAACCGCATCCGCGATCTCGACCGCCGCAGCGTCGACTGGAAGATCATGCGCGAGATCAATTTCGTAAATATCCACTACCGCCCCTTCGACGCCTCTGGGTGGCCCGTGCAACCGGCAGGCCTGCTCGGCCCCGTAAAGCTCGTGCCGCTGGAGCGGGTGGAAGTGAAGTAA
- a CDS encoding DUF4365 domain-containing protein: MELARFGLQVFTPEVDDHGIDFVARVKDGEFWEFQVKSVTRSNYVFMRKQHFKLHPKRFCILVLLRENEVPRMYLIRSTEWLRPNSLLCDRDYNGEGQKSAPEWGISLTKKNVSVLEAYAFEDQMELLLREVLA, encoded by the coding sequence ATGGAGCTCGCTCGCTTCGGACTTCAAGTCTTTACGCCCGAAGTCGATGACCATGGGATTGATTTTGTCGCTCGTGTGAAGGATGGCGAGTTTTGGGAGTTTCAGGTTAAATCGGTTACCAGGTCAAATTACGTGTTTATGCGAAAGCAGCATTTCAAGCTGCATCCGAAGCGCTTTTGCATTCTTGTGTTGTTGCGAGAGAACGAAGTTCCTCGGATGTATCTGATTCGTTCGACCGAATGGCTCCGGCCCAATAGCTTGTTGTGCGACCGAGATTATAACGGAGAGGGGCAGAAGAGCGCCCCCGAATGGGGAATCTCATTGACGAAGAAAAACGTGTCCGTGTTGGAGGCTTACGCCTTTGAAGATCAGATGGAGCTACTGTTAAGGGAGGTCCTTGCGTAA
- a CDS encoding MFS transporter, which translates to MSPSPASTERPSFWEKLAYALGDTGTALAWRPLMTFLPIFYTDTVGIPGAAVATLLLVARVSDGFTDVAMGTIADRTQTRWGRYRPWILWSAVPFGLLLALAFTSPGLGDTGNLVWAYVTYILLTLAFTASNVPYSSLTGVITGHVRERTVVSSFRFFGAFAGGALALGLAERLVTYFGQGDDARGYTITFSIYGAMLAAFLLITFFGTRERVQPQITKTRLLDDLHDLLRNHAWLILLLVGFLWVTYVAIRQGVIMYYFTHYMERRDLVGPYMTALVLASLAATVVTPVLARWMGQRTLFLGAMAVSGAAAAATYLAGPDNLPLIFTLGIVSDFAAGAFPVLFFSMLGDAADYSEYKFGHRATGLVYSSGTFAIKLGSGIAGAVMLYVLGRYGYSGTEEVKSATALEGIRLVMSVVPTAFIVACAAVLISYPLTRRRMEEIQHALEERRREVTLRKDLP; encoded by the coding sequence ATGAGCCCCTCCCCTGCTTCCACCGAACGCCCAAGTTTTTGGGAAAAGCTGGCCTACGCGCTCGGCGATACCGGGACGGCCCTTGCGTGGCGCCCGCTGATGACTTTTTTGCCGATCTTCTACACCGATACGGTCGGCATCCCCGGCGCGGCGGTGGCCACGCTGCTCCTGGTCGCCCGCGTCTCCGACGGTTTTACCGACGTGGCGATGGGCACGATTGCCGACCGCACGCAGACGCGCTGGGGACGCTACCGCCCCTGGATCCTCTGGTCGGCGGTGCCATTCGGGCTGTTACTGGCACTGGCCTTCACCTCGCCCGGCCTGGGTGACACCGGCAACCTTGTGTGGGCCTATGTCACTTACATCCTGCTCACGCTGGCCTTTACCGCCAGCAACGTGCCCTACTCCTCCCTCACCGGGGTCATCACCGGCCACGTGCGGGAGCGGACGGTCGTCTCGTCGTTCCGGTTCTTCGGGGCCTTTGCGGGCGGTGCCTTGGCGCTGGGGCTGGCGGAGCGGCTGGTGACCTACTTTGGGCAGGGCGATGATGCACGCGGCTACACCATTACCTTCAGCATCTACGGGGCGATGCTGGCAGCGTTCCTCCTGATCACGTTCTTCGGCACTCGCGAGCGCGTGCAACCGCAGATCACCAAAACCCGCCTGCTGGACGATTTGCACGACCTTCTGCGCAACCACGCTTGGCTCATCCTGCTGCTGGTCGGCTTCCTCTGGGTCACCTACGTCGCGATCCGGCAAGGCGTGATCATGTATTACTTCACGCACTACATGGAGCGTCGCGACCTCGTGGGCCCGTATATGACGGCTCTGGTGCTGGCCAGCCTCGCCGCCACCGTCGTGACGCCCGTGCTCGCGCGCTGGATGGGCCAACGCACACTTTTCCTCGGCGCGATGGCAGTTTCCGGCGCGGCGGCGGCCGCTACCTATCTGGCCGGTCCGGACAACCTGCCGCTGATCTTCACGCTCGGCATCGTGTCCGACTTCGCGGCGGGGGCCTTCCCGGTGCTGTTCTTCTCCATGCTGGGTGATGCCGCCGATTACTCGGAGTACAAGTTTGGGCACCGCGCCACCGGCCTCGTCTACTCTTCCGGCACCTTTGCGATCAAGCTGGGCAGCGGCATCGCGGGCGCAGTCATGCTCTACGTGCTGGGCCGCTATGGCTACTCCGGCACCGAAGAAGTCAAAAGCGCCACCGCCCTCGAAGGCATCCGCCTCGTCATGAGCGTCGTGCCCACCGCCTTCATCGTCGCCTGCGCCGCCGTGCTGATCAGCTACCCGCTCACCCGCCGCCGCATGGAAGAAATCCAGCACGCCTTGGAGGAACGGCGGAGGGAAGTGACATTACGCAAGGACCTCCCTTAA
- a CDS encoding MAC/perforin domain-containing protein, with amino-acid sequence MSQTLSASKAKIEREVFPKNIAPRITTHVPPVLVKHDAPTRRELLRYQQNLSESYLPGVEAVGAGYNLYGEYASAKSITVQLFDWSKATKRPVSFKPNNVVPDVIDVQQQDSYRYSNSTGNSISKFQEDFTAKVTVSGAYNLFSASVSNEYSSSSLRVAENEFSRIQQSVTLWSLVLRPDFEKLRSLLYDDVRKLIDNASSDQDFETLFNLYGSHFLSGIIMGGRAVLSSATNKVQVDKSFSNETVAQASYQGFTGQLSTEARAKYSQSMSSFQQNSEMRHFVTGGDSTVASSVFSGVKADFDKWVATVGTSPDFIDFMSNNPLTGLWVLCVDSTNRANMQRYFTEVWGPRKSREAQIYANYIDALAVVYGGSSEVPPPAGYTKIPYDLNRGAGGQYIYLCYHKMSVNPMHLQDQPACITDILFVKGKGAPAPSGYTKIDVDLNKGAGGEYIYLCYKSIAYNPMESIKGITIVGGGNPDIPPPYDFTKVPQDLNQGAGGDYIYLCYSKTA; translated from the coding sequence ATGAGCCAGACTCTTTCCGCCTCCAAGGCGAAGATTGAGCGCGAGGTGTTTCCCAAAAACATCGCGCCACGTATCACCACTCACGTTCCTCCCGTACTGGTCAAGCACGACGCCCCTACCCGCCGCGAGCTGCTGCGCTACCAGCAAAACCTCTCCGAGTCTTACCTGCCGGGCGTCGAAGCCGTTGGTGCGGGTTACAACCTCTATGGCGAATATGCGTCGGCCAAGAGCATTACCGTCCAACTCTTCGACTGGTCGAAGGCGACCAAACGCCCGGTCTCCTTCAAACCCAACAATGTCGTGCCCGACGTGATCGACGTGCAGCAGCAAGACAGCTACCGCTACAGCAACAGCACGGGCAACAGCATCTCGAAGTTCCAGGAAGACTTCACCGCCAAGGTGACGGTGTCCGGCGCCTACAATCTGTTCTCGGCCTCCGTCTCCAACGAATACAGCTCCAGCAGCCTACGGGTGGCGGAAAACGAGTTCTCCCGCATCCAGCAATCCGTCACCCTCTGGTCGCTCGTCCTGCGACCCGACTTCGAGAAGCTGCGTTCGCTGCTCTACGACGACGTGCGCAAGCTGATCGACAACGCGAGCAGCGACCAGGATTTCGAAACCCTCTTCAACCTCTACGGCAGCCACTTCCTCAGCGGCATCATCATGGGCGGGCGCGCCGTCCTCTCTTCGGCCACCAACAAGGTGCAGGTCGACAAGAGCTTCTCCAACGAAACGGTAGCCCAGGCCAGCTATCAGGGCTTTACCGGCCAGTTGAGCACCGAGGCGCGCGCGAAGTACTCGCAATCGATGTCGAGCTTTCAGCAAAACTCGGAAATGCGACACTTTGTGACGGGCGGCGATTCGACCGTCGCCTCAAGCGTGTTCTCCGGCGTCAAGGCCGACTTCGACAAGTGGGTGGCGACCGTCGGAACTTCCCCCGACTTCATCGACTTCATGAGCAACAACCCGCTGACGGGGCTCTGGGTGCTGTGCGTAGATTCCACCAATCGGGCCAACATGCAGCGCTACTTCACCGAAGTGTGGGGGCCGCGCAAGTCGAGGGAAGCCCAGATCTACGCCAACTACATCGACGCCTTGGCCGTCGTCTATGGCGGCAGCTCCGAAGTGCCGCCGCCAGCGGGCTACACCAAGATCCCCTACGACCTCAATCGCGGGGCCGGCGGCCAATACATCTACCTGTGCTACCACAAGATGAGCGTCAACCCGATGCACCTGCAGGACCAGCCCGCCTGCATCACTGACATCCTCTTCGTCAAAGGCAAAGGAGCGCCCGCCCCGAGCGGCTATACCAAGATCGATGTCGACCTCAACAAGGGTGCGGGCGGCGAGTATATCTACTTGTGCTACAAGTCGATTGCCTACAACCCCATGGAGTCGATCAAGGGCATCACCATCGTTGGCGGCGGCAACCCGGACATCCCGCCCCCCTACGACTTCACCAAAGTGCCGCAAGACCTGAACCAGGGCGCCGGCGGCGACTACATTTATCTCTGCTATTCCAAGACAGCATAG
- a CDS encoding GNAT family N-acetyltransferase: protein MPLTPNAPAPEIEIIDFRPEHAVDFARISFGWIKAYFSIEPADLEVLNHPQAHILDRGGHILLARLDDTIVGCIALVPAKSEPGWWEISKMGVDERARSRGIGRLLMLAVLERAREIGARQLFLETNSRLAPALRLYEQAGFVKVPMRPSPYTRADVRMELVVG from the coding sequence ATGCCACTGACACCGAATGCGCCCGCCCCTGAAATCGAAATCATCGACTTCCGCCCCGAGCATGCCGTCGATTTTGCCCGCATCAGCTTCGGGTGGATCAAGGCCTACTTCAGCATCGAGCCAGCCGACCTGGAGGTGCTCAACCACCCGCAGGCCCACATCCTCGACCGGGGCGGCCATATTTTGCTCGCACGGCTGGACGACACTATCGTGGGTTGCATTGCCCTCGTCCCCGCCAAGAGCGAGCCGGGCTGGTGGGAGATCTCCAAGATGGGCGTCGACGAGCGGGCCCGCAGCCGGGGGATCGGTCGCCTGCTGATGCTGGCCGTATTGGAGCGCGCCCGTGAGATCGGCGCCCGCCAACTGTTTCTGGAGACAAACAGCCGCCTCGCCCCCGCCCTGCGCCTCTACGAGCAAGCCGGCTTTGTCAAAGTGCCCATGCGCCCCAGCCCCTACACCCGAGCCGACGTCCGCATGGAGCTGGTGGTGGGCTGA
- a CDS encoding Lrp/AsnC family transcriptional regulator yields the protein MVKKVLQLLANGEAVNTAQISAILGASEAAVEAALAELQAEKLLLGWRPILHPKAHDGDSVQALIEVKVMPEREGGFNKVAERIARFDQVETCYLMSGGYDLMVVVKGHNLLEIATFVAEKLSTIDRVQSTATRFMLRCYKESGFLIETQPDELQRPAVSP from the coding sequence ATGGTCAAAAAAGTCCTGCAACTATTAGCCAATGGCGAAGCCGTAAACACTGCCCAGATCAGTGCCATCCTGGGCGCATCTGAAGCCGCAGTCGAGGCCGCCCTTGCAGAATTGCAGGCGGAAAAGCTCCTGCTCGGCTGGCGGCCCATCCTGCACCCCAAGGCGCACGATGGCGACAGCGTTCAGGCGCTGATTGAAGTCAAGGTGATGCCCGAGCGCGAGGGCGGTTTCAACAAGGTGGCCGAGCGCATCGCCCGGTTCGACCAAGTCGAAACCTGCTACCTGATGAGCGGCGGTTACGACCTCATGGTAGTGGTCAAGGGCCACAACCTGCTGGAGATCGCCACCTTCGTGGCCGAAAAGCTCTCCACGATCGACCGCGTGCAGTCCACTGCCACGCGCTTCATGCTGCGCTGCTACAAGGAGAGCGGTTTCCTGATCGAAACCCAGCCCGACGAGCTCCAGCGCCCCGCGGTCAGCCCGTGA